The Apium graveolens cultivar Ventura chromosome 11, ASM990537v1, whole genome shotgun sequence genome has a window encoding:
- the LOC141695916 gene encoding secreted RxLR effector protein 161-like, with translation MKDLGRTRFCLGIQVEYLSSRIFVHQLNYTEKILDRFYMDKAHPLTTPMVVRSLEVEKDPFRPRKQDEEALGPEVPYLSIIGALMYLTNNTRPDIAFAVNLLARFSSDPTKRHWDGIKHIFIYLRGTIDLGLFFPNNSRSRLVGYADAGYMSDPHFGRSKTGYLFTYYDTAISWKSTKQTMVGTSSNHAELLAIHEASR, from the coding sequence atgaaagatcttggaaggacaaGATTTTGTTTAGGTATACAGGTGGAGTACTTATCTTCaagaatatttgttcatcaattaaactacactgaaaagattcttgatcGATTCTACATGGACAAAGCTCATCCACTAACCACACCAATGGTTGTTCGATCACTCGAGGTTGAAAAGGATCCTTTCCGTCCTAGAAAACAAGATGAGGAGGCTCTTGGACCTGAAGTTCCATATCTCAGTATAATTGGCGCTCTCATGTATCTTACAAACAACACACGACCTGATATTGCATTTGCAGTGAACCTGTTGGCAAGATTTAGTTCTGATCCTACTAAAAGGCATTGGGATggaatcaaacatatatttatatatcttcGAGGGACAATCGATCTTGGACTATTCTTCCCAAACAATTCAAGATCACGGCTAGTTGGATATGCAGATGCTGGATACATGTCAGATCCTCACTTTGGGCGATCAAAAACAGGTTACCTATTTACATATTATGATACTGCTATCTCTTGGAAGTCTACAAAACAGACTATGGTTGGAACTTCATCAAACCACGCAGAGTTACTAGCAATTCATGAAGCAAGCAGATAA